In one window of Ovis aries strain OAR_USU_Benz2616 breed Rambouillet chromosome 3, ARS-UI_Ramb_v3.0, whole genome shotgun sequence DNA:
- the C3H12orf71 gene encoding uncharacterized protein C12orf71 homolog, with amino-acid sequence MLLKRLSKENKDNKDRDPATETQDLKDFSCPQFMAQELAAPLSRGPPPRQNITETTTDPWDEGDLRFEPPNSMVHSFSSSSESNLSLSVGYFPCEDTLSCEDSSSEGPSVHFVPPIQGSWWTENTGRRLARRDQIQDGPEQFCKLSITLAWDVDVASNNSDSTANCDLSGDNKDKHPKEKTQMTLSKLDGLVQKLEKFLENQKDDKDDDSVFPESAQEEDSQLPSSSLPGMAQASHQEYGSCQDLAKLNPLENEDVNQFPEILPRLQNQELAKTISEATGSQGTDIAEISSVLSGPPEKEDTHSSTALSCLKFGWVFRWLRPQVRSSLLGREDPKEATEHPRELVQKKRFSRRSKRIQPQESFELGYPIPPDF; translated from the exons atgttattgaagagactgtcaaAGGAGAACAAGGACAACAAGGACAGAGATCCAG CTACTGAGACTCAGGACCTGAAGGATTTTTCATGTCCCCAGTTTATGGCTCAGGAGTTGGCAGCACCCCTCTCACGTGGGCCGCCACCAAGGCAGAACATTACAGAGACCACAACag ATCCCTgggatgagggagacctgagatTTGAGCCTCCGAACTCCATGGTGCACTCATTCTCCAGCAGCTctgaatcaaacctgagtctctctgTGGGCTACTTCCCCTGTGAGGACACCCTTTCCTGCGAAGACTCATCTTCTGAAGGTCCTTCAGTCCACTTTGTCCCTCCTATCCAAGGGTCATGGTGGACTGAAAACACAGGGAGGCGCCTGGCAAGACGAGACCAAATACAGGATGGCCCAGAGCAGTTCTGCAAACTCAGCATCACCCTGGCCTGGGATGTTGACGTGGCCTCTAACAATTCAGACTCGACCGCTAACTGTGACCTAAGTGGAGACAACAAAGACAAGCACCCCAAAGAGAAGACACAGATGACTCTCAGCAAACTGGATGGTCTTGTGCAAAAGCTTGAGAAATTTCTAGAGAACCAGAAAGATGACAAAGATGATGACTCTGTCTTCCCTGAATCTGCTCAGGAGGAAGACTCCCAGCTGCCTAGCAGCTCCCTTCCAGGTATGGCTCAGGCTAGTCATCAAGAATATGGTAGCTGTCAAGACTTGGCCAAGCTCAACCCACTAGAAAATGAAGATGTCAACCAGTTTCCAGAGATTCTTCCAAGGCTTCAGAACCAGGAGCTTGCTAAG ACAATAAGCGAGGCAACTGGCAGCCAAGGGACAGATATTGCAGAGATCTCCTCAGTCTTATCAGGTCCACCAGAGAAGGAGGACACTCACTCCAGCACAGCCCTCTCGTGTCTGAAGTTCGGGTGGGTCTTCCGCTGGCTAAGGCCCCAAGTCCGCTCTTCACTTTTGGGGAGAGAGGACCCCAAGGAGGCCACTGAGCACCCCCGTGAACTGGTACAAAAGAAAAGATTCTCTCGCAGAAGCAAGAGAATCCAACCTCAAGAATCCTTCGAATTAGGATACCCCATACCAccagatttttaa